The following are from one region of the Elgaria multicarinata webbii isolate HBS135686 ecotype San Diego chromosome 13, rElgMul1.1.pri, whole genome shotgun sequence genome:
- the LOC134407801 gene encoding carcinoembryonic antigen-related cell adhesion molecule 5-like translates to MDDPNSVKISPPGNITQLLGSLLTLTCNADSIPAPRYSWFFNNTNVNVTSSNLTINLTSWGSEGEYKCCVYNPETDITYSASVTVKITTAKETSTHLMLPRKVIAGIVIGLVAGIILIVTLLCYFCARAWRKKPPPPPMSIPSLYVELPPAQSAGSSSKPENPDDSSITYQELQYGDESLYQELEK, encoded by the exons ATGATCCCAACTCGGTCAAAATAAGCCCCCCTGGAAACATAACCCAGCTGTTAGGTTCCCTTCTGACTCTCACCTGCAACGCTGACTCGATTCCTGCACCACGTTACAGCTGGTTTTTCAATAACACCAATGTGAATGTGACCAGCAGTAACTTGACCATTAATTTGACATCCTGGGGAAGTGAAGGGGAGTATAAATGCTGTGTGTACAACCCTGAAACCGACATCACGTACTCGGCTTCTGTAACTGTGAAGATCACAACAGCAAAAG AAACTTCGACTCATTTGATGCTTCCTAGGAAAGTCATTGCTGGTATCGTGATTGGCTTGGTGGCTGGAATAATTTTGATTGTTACCCTGCTGTGCTATTTCT GTGCCCGTGCTTGGAGGAAGAAGCCGCCACCACCGCCAATGTCAATCCCATCCTTGTATGTGGAGTTGCCCCCAGCCCAATCAGCGGGGTCCTCA AGCAAGCCTGAGAATCCCGACGACTCCAGCATCACATACCAG GAGCTGCAGTATGGAGATGAGTCTCTGTATCAAGAGCTGGAGAA GTGA